Proteins from a genomic interval of Euleptes europaea isolate rEulEur1 chromosome 16, rEulEur1.hap1, whole genome shotgun sequence:
- the UNC50 gene encoding protein unc-50 homolog, protein MLPTTSVNSRSQGNGALNSRDAGRHTAGAKRHKYLRRLFRFQQMDFEFAVWQMLYLFTSPQKVYRNFHYRKQTKDQWARDDPAFLVLLSIWLCVSTIGFGFVLDMRFVETIKLLLWVVFIDCVGVGLLIATLMWFISNKYLVKHQSRDHDVEWGYAFDVHLNAFYPLLVILHFIQLFFINYVIVLNSFIGYFVGNTFWLIAIGYYVYVTFLGYSALPFLKNTVVLLYPFAPLLLLYLVSLAMGWNFTQALCSFYKYRVK, encoded by the exons ATGTTGCCTACAACATCCGTTAATTCCCGAAGTCAAGGCAATGGAGCTTTAAACTCCAGGGATGCGGGCAGGCACACAGCAGGGGCAAAACGCCACAAATACCTGAGAAGACTCTTCCGCTTTCAGCAGATGGATTTTGAATTTGCTGTGTGGCAGATGCTGTATCTCTTCACTTCGCCACAGAAGGTTTATAGGAACTTTCactacagaaaacaaacaaaagaccAGTGGGCACGAGATGACCCTGCTTTTCTTGTATTGCTAAGTATCTGGCTGTGTG TATCCACGATAGGATTTGGCTTTGTATTGGACATGAGATTTGTCGAAACTATTAAGCTACTGCTTTGGGTTGTGTTCATAGACTGTGTGGGAGTTGGGCTCCTAATTGCAACTTTAATGTG gTTTATCTCAAATAAGTATTTGGTAAAGCACCAAAGCAGAGATCATGATGTGGAGTGGGGATATGCCTTTGATGTTCATTTGAATGCTTTCTATCCTCTTCTTGTCATCCTGCATTTCATACAGCTGTTCTTCATTAATT ATGTAATTGTATTGAATTCATTTATTGGCTATTTTGTTGGAAATACTTTCTGGCTGATTGCTATTGGTTATTACGTCTATGTGACATTTCTAGGCTATAGTG catTGCCATTCTTGAAGAACACAGTCGTTCTCTTATATCCATTTGCACCACTTCTCCTTCTCTACTTGGTTTCATTAGCAATGGGATGGAACTTCACCCAAGCACTTTGTTCTTTCTACAAGTATAGAGTGAAATAA